From the genome of Geminocystis herdmanii PCC 6308, one region includes:
- a CDS encoding PIN/TRAM domain-containing protein, which yields MIDVIIISIFVLAFAGVGFDVIEILPDDIQNQISNIQALRWLAAGFASIIGLALGLVAQTTYRRLEQKIRKTPIEVIITRAIGLVIGLLLANLMLAPIFLLPIPGNFSFIKPMMAILGSVMFAVLGVSLADAHGRTFLRLINPNSIESMLVAEGTLKPVATKILDTSCIIDGRIQQLLSTGFLEGQILIPQFILNELQQLADATNDQKRVRGRRGLDILNQMQETYPDKIVIHPEEYEDVTTVDAKLLHLAHDINAMLITNDFNLSKVASLQKIEILNVNDLAQAVRPIYLPGDYIDLKILKHGKEPSQGIGYLEDGTMVVVEEANGYVGAEMRVIVTSALQTSAGRMIFAKTNASAMVS from the coding sequence ATGATTGACGTAATTATTATTAGTATTTTTGTTCTAGCCTTTGCGGGAGTAGGTTTCGATGTTATTGAAATTCTACCCGATGATATACAAAATCAAATATCCAATATTCAGGCTTTGAGATGGTTAGCGGCAGGATTCGCTTCCATCATCGGATTAGCATTAGGATTAGTTGCCCAAACTACCTACAGACGACTAGAGCAAAAAATTCGCAAAACTCCCATCGAAGTTATTATTACTAGAGCCATCGGCTTAGTGATAGGATTACTTTTAGCTAATTTAATGTTAGCCCCAATTTTCCTTTTACCCATACCGGGTAACTTCAGTTTCATCAAACCTATGATGGCAATACTTGGTAGTGTGATGTTTGCGGTTTTAGGGGTATCCCTTGCAGATGCTCACGGGCGTACATTTTTACGACTGATTAACCCCAACAGCATCGAATCCATGTTAGTGGCAGAAGGCACATTAAAACCCGTTGCCACCAAAATTTTAGATACTAGCTGTATCATTGACGGGAGAATTCAACAACTTCTCTCTACTGGTTTTCTGGAAGGACAAATTTTAATCCCCCAGTTTATCTTAAACGAATTGCAACAATTAGCCGATGCTACTAATGATCAAAAAAGAGTGCGAGGCAGACGAGGATTAGACATCTTAAATCAGATGCAGGAAACTTATCCAGATAAAATTGTCATTCATCCCGAAGAATATGAAGATGTCACCACCGTTGACGCAAAATTATTGCACCTTGCCCATGACATCAACGCTATGTTGATTACTAACGACTTTAATTTAAGTAAAGTGGCTAGTTTACAAAAAATTGAAATACTTAATGTTAACGATTTAGCTCAAGCTGTGCGCCCTATTTATTTACCCGGCGACTATATCGACTTAAAAATTCTCAAACATGGTAAAGAACCCAGTCAAGGTATTGGTTACTTAGAAGATGGTACAATGGTGGTAGTAGAAGAAGCTAATGGTTATGTAGGCGCGGAAATGAGAGTTATTGTTACTTCTGCTTTGCAAACCTCCGCAGGAAGAATGATTTTTGCTAAAACTAATGCTTCTGCTATGGTTTCTTAA
- a CDS encoding esterase/lipase family protein — MNSILMVHGITDTGNVFDTMKSYFQNKGFTIYTLDLIPNFGSADLRDLAQQVKQFIDTQFPSEEKIILLGFSMGGLVTRYYLQRLNGLTKVDRYISISAPNNGTNLAYLPPLKGIQQMCPNSEFLQDLNHDVKETLGMINCLIIWTPFDLMILPANSSILGIGKEVDIPILIHKWMLSDQRVFDEINSFLNT, encoded by the coding sequence ATGAATTCTATTTTAATGGTTCATGGTATTACTGATACGGGCAATGTTTTTGATACCATGAAATCCTATTTTCAAAATAAGGGATTTACTATCTATACTCTTGATTTAATTCCTAATTTTGGTAGTGCAGATTTACGGGATTTGGCACAACAAGTTAAACAATTTATTGATACTCAATTCCCCTCTGAAGAAAAAATAATTTTGCTTGGTTTTAGTATGGGAGGATTAGTCACTCGTTATTATCTTCAAAGGCTTAATGGGTTAACTAAAGTCGATCGATATATTAGCATTTCTGCACCTAATAATGGTACTAATTTAGCTTATCTTCCTCCCTTAAAAGGGATTCAACAAATGTGTCCGAATAGTGAGTTTTTACAAGACTTAAATCACGATGTCAAGGAAACATTAGGAATGATTAATTGTTTAATTATTTGGACTCCTTTTGATTTGATGATTCTTCCAGCTAATAGTTCTATTTTAGGTATCGGTAAAGAGGTTGATATTCCTATTTTAATCCATAAATGGATGTTAAGTGATCAAAGAGTTTTTGATGAAATTAATTCTTTTTTAAATACTTAA
- a CDS encoding IS982 family transposase → MDLERLFYKVDNFCLIFEPSFNQQLLLSTQKKRIKNSRLSLSEIMTIIIYFHHSSYRNFKHYYQDHIQIYHLQDFPNLVSYNRFVELKSSALIPLIFYLNTRKGLCTGISFIDTMGIAICHNKRAKRNKVFENFAHWGKSSIDWYYGFKLHLVINEQGEILAFKITPGNVDDRKTVPYLTKYIWGRLFGDKGYISQDLFQEPYQRNIKLIIPFKKKMKNKLLELWEKLMLRKRSLIETVNDQLQNISQIVHSRHRSPINFLVNVIGGLIAYTWQDKKPKLQLEKEEINSLSPLVI, encoded by the coding sequence ATAGACTTAGAAAGACTCTTCTATAAGGTTGATAATTTTTGTTTAATTTTTGAACCATCTTTTAATCAGCAACTTTTATTATCTACACAGAAAAAAAGAATCAAAAATAGTCGATTATCCTTAAGTGAAATTATGACTATTATTATTTATTTTCATCATTCCAGTTATCGGAACTTTAAACATTATTATCAAGATCATATTCAGATTTATCATCTTCAAGATTTTCCTAATTTGGTCAGTTACAATCGTTTTGTTGAACTAAAATCTTCGGCTTTAATTCCTTTAATTTTTTATCTCAATACTCGTAAAGGACTATGTACTGGAATCTCTTTTATCGACACAATGGGTATTGCTATTTGCCACAATAAAAGAGCGAAAAGAAATAAAGTTTTTGAGAACTTTGCTCATTGGGGGAAAAGCTCTATCGACTGGTACTATGGTTTTAAACTTCATTTGGTTATTAATGAGCAAGGTGAAATATTGGCTTTTAAAATAACACCAGGAAATGTTGATGATCGAAAAACAGTTCCTTATTTAACAAAATATATATGGGGTAGATTATTTGGGGATAAAGGATATATTTCCCAAGATTTATTCCAAGAACCATATCAAAGAAATATTAAATTAATTATCCCATTCAAAAAAAAGATGAAAAATAAATTATTAGAATTATGGGAAAAGTTGATGTTAAGAAAACGCTCTTTAATTGAAACTGTCAATGACCAGTTACAAAATATATCCCAAATAGTTCATTCACGACACCGAAGTCCAATTAATTTTTTGGTAAATGTAATTGGTGGATTAATCGCTTATACATGGCAAGATAAAAAACCTAAATTACAATTAGAAAAAGAGGAAATAAACTCTTTATCCCCATTAGTAATTTAA
- the pstA gene encoding phosphate ABC transporter permease PstA, translating to MYKTSSVNLVKNPKSWQEICFTILGFIPIIITFIIFSIFITQTWQFFQEISIFNFFTSKEWTPNYSNAQFGIIVLLSGTFLVTLISLIIAIPLGILAGIYLAEYASNKWRGILKISLESLNGIPGVVYGYFALLFLTPFLQSYFFPSLGGFNALSAGICIGILIIPIIASLTEDALISLSPELRNSGYALALTKQEVIRLILLPAIFPKVLSAITLATSVAVGETMIVSIASGQKPNLTLNPFDSIETITSFIIRVSLGTVEFDSIMFKTIFTVGFILFLATFFLNTFSYWLQNREEKSENKSSFKEKISSNYVTNNSENKYILPIEKEIINLHSKISLPRIILDQILKISGFCAGMIGIVFLIILLWDVGEMGLHRINWTFLTSFSSRRVEESGILAGLVGSVWLFILSLIMVVPLGVGSAIYLEEYRKNNALNRFLEVSIANLAAIPSIIYGLLGLEIFVRLLKPVTGGYSILSGALVLTVMTLPTLIITSRSALKHVGKTLRQGGYAVGMTKEQVLQQLVIPRALPSIITGVLIAQIRALAETAALIGVGAKASVRFLPPLSWEGLTSSYTTLPVQIFYWLQNPKEEIQSLAAAAIIVLVVILLILNLISLLIRASINN from the coding sequence ATGTATAAAACATCTTCAGTAAATTTAGTAAAAAATCCCAAATCATGGCAGGAAATTTGTTTTACTATTTTAGGATTTATTCCTATTATTATTACTTTCATTATTTTCTCTATTTTTATTACTCAAACTTGGCAATTTTTTCAAGAAATTTCTATCTTTAATTTTTTTACCAGTAAAGAATGGACTCCTAACTATAGTAATGCTCAATTTGGTATAATTGTTTTACTTTCTGGTACTTTTTTAGTAACTCTAATCTCTTTAATTATCGCCATTCCATTAGGCATTTTAGCAGGAATTTATTTAGCAGAATATGCCTCTAATAAATGGAGAGGTATTTTAAAAATTTCTTTGGAATCTTTAAACGGTATTCCGGGAGTTGTTTATGGATATTTTGCTCTTTTATTTCTCACTCCTTTTTTACAAAGTTATTTTTTCCCTTCCCTTGGCGGATTTAATGCTTTAAGCGCTGGTATTTGTATCGGAATTTTGATTATTCCTATTATTGCTTCTTTAACAGAAGATGCTTTAATCTCTCTTTCTCCTGAATTACGCAATTCTGGCTATGCTTTAGCATTAACTAAACAAGAGGTTATTCGTTTAATTCTTTTACCTGCTATTTTCCCTAAAGTCTTATCTGCTATCACTTTGGCAACTTCTGTAGCGGTTGGTGAAACTATGATTGTTTCTATTGCCTCTGGGCAAAAACCGAATCTTACTTTAAATCCTTTTGATTCGATCGAAACCATCACATCATTTATTATTAGAGTAAGTTTAGGCACAGTAGAGTTTGACTCGATTATGTTTAAAACTATTTTTACCGTGGGATTTATTCTCTTTTTAGCAACATTTTTCTTAAATACCTTTAGTTATTGGTTACAAAATAGGGAAGAAAAAAGCGAAAATAAGAGTAGTTTCAAGGAAAAAATATCTAGTAATTATGTTACTAACAACTCAGAAAATAAATATATATTACCCATAGAAAAAGAAATAATTAATCTTCATAGTAAAATTTCTTTACCGAGAATTATACTAGATCAAATATTAAAAATTAGTGGTTTTTGTGCTGGTATGATAGGCATTGTTTTCCTCATCATCCTCTTATGGGATGTGGGAGAAATGGGCTTACACCGCATCAACTGGACATTTTTAACCAGTTTTTCCTCTCGTCGGGTAGAAGAATCAGGGATTTTAGCCGGTTTAGTCGGCAGTGTCTGGTTATTTATTCTTAGTTTAATTATGGTTGTACCTTTGGGGGTGGGAAGTGCCATTTATTTAGAAGAATATCGCAAAAATAACGCCTTAAATCGCTTTTTAGAAGTCAGTATCGCCAATTTAGCGGCTATTCCTAGTATTATCTATGGTTTACTCGGTTTAGAAATTTTTGTGCGTTTGTTAAAACCTGTCACTGGGGGTTATAGTATCCTTTCTGGTGCATTAGTTTTAACAGTGATGACTTTACCCACCCTCATTATTACCAGTCGTAGCGCCTTAAAACATGTTGGCAAAACTTTAAGACAGGGAGGCTATGCCGTAGGCATGACAAAAGAGCAAGTATTACAACAATTAGTCATTCCCCGTGCCTTACCCAGCATCATTACGGGGGTATTAATTGCCCAAATTCGTGCTTTAGCAGAAACCGCCGCTTTAATTGGAGTTGGTGCAAAAGCATCCGTGCGATTTTTACCCCCTCTGTCATGGGAAGGTTTAACCAGTAGTTATACAACTTTACCAGTACAAATATTCTATTGGTTACAAAATCCGAAGGAGGAGATTCAATCTTTAGCCGCCGCCGCCATTATTGTTTTGGTGGTGATACTATTAATTCTCAATTTAATTTCCCTATTAATCCGAGCATCAATTAACAATTAA
- a CDS encoding phosphate ABC transporter ATP-binding protein — translation MNSIIKVENLTVLYQNLPIIAGVYLDIKPQEITGIIGRSGCGKSTLLKCFNRLNDFVDGMKIKGNILFKEQNIYDSDVNLVQLRRVIGMLFQRPAPFPTSIYKNISMTLKANGYKKNLDDLVEDSLKKVGLWDEVKNHLHKNAMNLSGGQKQRLCLARAIAIQPEIILLDEPCSALDPISTLEIENLLYQLKKDYTIIITTHDLKQIARICDDVIYMDMREDDRGNKTGFIVEQNSVEKIFLNPDNQETLAYTSGGIAINK, via the coding sequence ATGAATAGTATAATTAAAGTAGAAAATTTGACAGTTTTATATCAAAATTTGCCGATTATTGCAGGAGTTTATTTAGACATAAAGCCTCAAGAAATTACTGGCATTATAGGTCGATCGGGCTGTGGAAAAAGTACTCTATTAAAGTGTTTTAATCGCCTTAATGATTTTGTTGATGGCATGAAAATTAAGGGAAATATTTTGTTTAAAGAGCAGAATATTTACGATTCTGATGTCAATTTAGTGCAATTGCGTAGGGTTATTGGTATGTTATTTCAACGCCCTGCCCCTTTTCCTACATCAATTTATAAAAATATTTCTATGACTTTAAAAGCAAATGGTTATAAAAAAAATCTGGATGATTTAGTAGAAGATTCATTAAAAAAAGTCGGTTTATGGGATGAGGTAAAAAATCACCTTCATAAAAACGCTATGAATCTTTCGGGAGGGCAAAAACAACGACTTTGTTTAGCAAGAGCCATCGCTATTCAACCAGAGATTATACTATTAGATGAGCCTTGTTCTGCATTAGACCCAATTTCTACCCTCGAAATTGAGAATTTATTATATCAATTAAAGAAAGATTATACCATCATTATCACTACTCATGATCTCAAACAAATTGCTCGTATTTGTGATGATGTAATTTATATGGATATGAGAGAGGACGATCGAGGTAATAAAACTGGGTTTATTGTAGAACAAAACAGTGTCGAAAAGATATTTCTTAACCCTGATAATCAAGAAACTTTAGCCTACACTTCAGGAGGAATTGCCATCAATAAGTAA
- the kaiC gene encoding circadian clock protein KaiC, with protein sequence MSQETDLDIDYIEKLETGIPGFDFLAEGGLPKGRATLISGTAGSAKTVFACQFLVEGVKLGENGVFVTFEEPPKAIRCNMSGFGWKIREWEANRQWAFVDASPQPGEIPMVAGEYDLGALIARIEYAIRKYSAQRVSLDSLGAIFSHLADSAQVRNDLFRLASALRELGVTAIMTAERTQEYGEISRYGVEEFVADNVVILRNVLNDEKRRRTIEILKYRGTDHQKGEYPFTIIPRQGMVVVPLSAIELEQHSSNIRITSGSEELDRMCGGGFFRDSIILVSGATGTGKTLMVTEFMAGGVQNDERCLVFAFEESREQLFRNATGWGVNFQQMEKEGKLKVVCRYPETTGLENHLINMKETIKEFKPNRVAVDSLSALERVSNLKGFREFIIGLTSFIKQQEIGGLFTSTTPTLLGGSSITEAHISTITDSIILLRYVEMYGEMRRGITVLKMRGSMHDKDIREFTIDHQGMHIGHPFRNVTGILAGTPMYTTQTEVERLSNLFEE encoded by the coding sequence ATGAGTCAAGAAACCGATTTAGATATTGACTACATAGAAAAGCTAGAAACGGGGATTCCGGGTTTCGATTTTTTAGCAGAAGGAGGATTACCTAAAGGAAGGGCAACACTCATTTCAGGTACAGCAGGAAGTGCTAAAACTGTGTTTGCTTGTCAATTTTTAGTGGAAGGTGTTAAATTAGGAGAGAATGGTGTTTTTGTAACGTTTGAAGAACCGCCTAAAGCCATTAGGTGCAATATGTCGGGTTTTGGTTGGAAAATCAGGGAATGGGAAGCGAATCGACAATGGGCTTTTGTGGATGCTTCTCCTCAACCCGGAGAAATTCCTATGGTGGCAGGAGAATATGATTTAGGGGCGTTAATTGCCAGAATTGAGTATGCTATTCGCAAATACTCCGCCCAACGGGTATCTTTAGATTCTTTAGGCGCAATTTTTAGTCATTTGGCAGATAGCGCCCAAGTGAGAAATGATTTATTTAGATTGGCTTCGGCGTTAAGGGAGTTGGGTGTCACTGCGATTATGACGGCTGAACGTACACAAGAGTACGGAGAAATTAGCCGTTATGGAGTAGAAGAATTTGTGGCGGATAATGTGGTGATTTTACGCAATGTTTTAAATGATGAAAAACGTCGCCGTACGATCGAAATCTTAAAGTATCGTGGTACAGATCATCAAAAAGGAGAGTATCCTTTTACCATTATTCCCCGTCAAGGTATGGTAGTTGTACCCTTGAGCGCGATCGAACTAGAGCAACATTCATCTAATATTAGGATAACCTCTGGTAGTGAAGAATTAGATCGGATGTGCGGAGGTGGATTTTTCCGAGACTCCATTATTTTGGTGTCTGGGGCGACAGGTACGGGTAAAACCCTGATGGTGACAGAGTTTATGGCAGGGGGAGTACAAAATGATGAACGTTGTTTAGTCTTTGCTTTTGAAGAAAGTAGAGAGCAATTATTCAGAAATGCCACAGGTTGGGGAGTGAACTTTCAGCAGATGGAAAAAGAAGGCAAACTCAAAGTAGTGTGTCGTTATCCCGAAACTACGGGGTTAGAAAACCATCTTATCAACATGAAGGAAACCATCAAAGAATTTAAACCAAATCGAGTGGCGGTAGATAGTCTTTCCGCATTAGAGAGGGTATCAAATCTTAAAGGTTTTCGAGAATTTATCATTGGCTTAACTTCTTTCATCAAACAGCAGGAAATCGGCGGTTTATTTACTTCCACTACTCCCACATTACTAGGGGGTTCATCCATTACAGAAGCTCATATTTCTACTATTACCGACTCGATTATTTTATTGCGATATGTAGAAATGTATGGAGAAATGCGTAGAGGTATAACGGTATTAAAAATGCGAGGCTCGATGCACGATAAAGATATTCGAGAGTTTACCATTGATCATCAAGGAATGCACATCGGGCATCCATTCCGTAACGTTACAGGTATTTTAGCAGGTACACCCATGTACACAACTCAAACGGAAGTTGAGCGTCTTAGTAACCTATTTGAGGAATAA
- a CDS encoding PstS family phosphate ABC transporter substrate-binding protein, whose translation MKIKTNKISKLWLSFPLIMILMGVQSCGKNNSTATVTPPQKSDLTGNISIDGSSTVFPITQAMAEDFQDDNEGVKIAIGVSGTGGGFKKFCAGETDISNASRPIKKEEIEKCQQEGIEYVELPVAFDALSVVVNPENDWAVCLTQKELETIWNPSAQGNVTNWKQVRSQSGAARSSFPDVPLNLYGPGTDSGTFDYFTEAVNGKGGESRGDYTASEDDNVIVQGVGGDRGALGYFGLSYLEENLTKVKPISIDDEDASNGEGCIEPSIATVENGTYQPLARPIFIYVKKASLQRPEVKSFVEYYLSKEHKSIVDEIGYIHLSDTVYDKALARLSAEKTGTVFPEGSTIGLKLEEVLDN comes from the coding sequence ATGAAAATTAAAACTAACAAAATCAGTAAATTATGGTTATCTTTTCCCTTAATTATGATCTTAATGGGAGTACAATCTTGTGGTAAAAATAACTCAACGGCAACAGTTACCCCTCCCCAAAAGAGTGATTTAACAGGTAATATTAGTATTGATGGTTCATCGACAGTATTCCCTATTACTCAGGCTATGGCGGAGGATTTTCAAGATGATAATGAAGGGGTAAAAATTGCTATTGGCGTTTCTGGCACGGGGGGCGGTTTTAAGAAATTTTGTGCTGGAGAAACGGATATTTCTAACGCTTCTCGCCCGATTAAAAAGGAGGAGATAGAGAAATGTCAACAAGAAGGCATTGAATATGTAGAGTTACCTGTGGCGTTTGATGCTTTGTCGGTGGTGGTTAATCCTGAAAACGATTGGGCGGTATGTTTGACACAAAAAGAATTAGAAACCATCTGGAATCCTTCTGCTCAGGGTAATGTAACTAATTGGAAACAAGTTCGATCACAAAGTGGCGCTGCGCGATCGAGCTTTCCTGATGTACCATTAAACTTATACGGACCGGGTACAGATTCGGGTACGTTTGATTACTTTACGGAAGCTGTGAATGGTAAAGGAGGAGAAAGTAGGGGAGACTATACCGCTAGTGAAGATGATAACGTCATTGTACAGGGTGTTGGAGGCGATCGAGGTGCTTTAGGCTACTTTGGTCTTTCTTATTTAGAAGAAAACTTAACGAAAGTGAAGCCCATTTCCATCGATGATGAAGATGCTAGTAATGGTGAGGGTTGTATTGAGCCTAGTATTGCTACCGTAGAAAATGGTACATATCAACCCCTAGCTCGTCCTATTTTTATCTATGTGAAAAAAGCATCTTTACAACGCCCCGAAGTCAAAAGTTTTGTAGAATATTATCTCAGTAAAGAGCATAAATCGATCGTGGATGAGATCGGTTATATTCACTTATCTGATACCGTTTATGATAAAGCCTTAGCCCGTCTTTCGGCAGAAAAAACAGGTACAGTATTTCCTGAAGGTTCAACTATTGGACTTAAACTAGAGGAGGTGTTGGATAATTGA
- a CDS encoding DNA-3-methyladenine glycosylase family protein codes for MSINHKKLVKPITPLYWQKALELLTHQDKIIGNLIITYPDEILTNHHNPFHTLIRAVVGQQISVKAAEAVWQRLATVLESITPHSFLTSDREKLRQCGLSRQKINYITNVANAFHDGLLTPNTWEYMSDHEIIKQLTQIKGIGEWSAQMFLIFHLHRPDILPLADLGLINAIYQHYGNMTKAEIITLSQQWQPYRTVAVWYLWRSLDPFVIQY; via the coding sequence ATGTCAATTAATCACAAAAAATTAGTAAAACCTATTACTCCATTGTATTGGCAAAAAGCCCTCGAACTTCTTACACATCAAGATAAAATAATTGGTAACTTAATCATCACTTATCCCGATGAAATATTGACAAATCATCATAACCCCTTTCATACACTAATTAGGGCAGTAGTAGGGCAACAAATCTCAGTGAAAGCCGCCGAAGCAGTCTGGCAAAGACTTGCCACCGTCTTAGAAAGTATTACTCCCCATAGTTTTTTGACTTCAGACAGGGAAAAATTACGTCAATGCGGATTATCCCGACAGAAAATTAATTACATCACCAACGTTGCCAACGCTTTCCATGATGGACTTTTAACCCCAAATACATGGGAATACATGAGTGATCATGAAATCATTAAACAGTTAACCCAAATCAAAGGTATTGGTGAATGGAGTGCGCAAATGTTTCTAATCTTCCATTTACATCGTCCTGATATACTACCATTAGCTGATTTAGGATTAATCAACGCCATCTATCAACATTATGGAAACATGACAAAAGCTGAAATAATTACATTGTCACAACAATGGCAACCTTATCGCACTGTCGCAGTGTGGTATCTTTGGCGTTCTCTTGATCCCTTTGTCATTCAATATTAA
- the secF gene encoding protein translocase subunit SecF, which translates to MKFSVVKWEKVWWSISAFLCIGSILAMIISYTTTGNILRPSLDFVGGTRLQLELDCTIVNNCDRAITVNEVREILETENLATNSSIQIVGEDKHGISIRTKTLDVDERSKLQEVLTEKIGVFDQKTIQIDTVGPTIGKELFISGILALVVSFTGIIVYLSFRFQTDYAIFAIVALFHDVLVTAGVFAILGLVAGVEVDTLFLVALLTITGFSVNDTVVIYDRIRETSQNTDIDNMNDIVDQAVLQTLTRSINTSLTTLLPVVAIYLFGGDTLKYFALALIVGFVCGAYSSIFIASTLLGWWRKTMMKKQTVQA; encoded by the coding sequence ATGAAATTTAGCGTTGTTAAATGGGAAAAAGTCTGGTGGAGTATCTCGGCTTTTCTTTGTATCGGTAGTATTTTGGCGATGATTATTTCTTATACTACCACAGGTAATATTTTGCGTCCTAGTCTGGATTTTGTGGGAGGAACTAGGTTACAGCTAGAATTAGATTGTACTATTGTCAATAATTGCGATCGAGCTATTACAGTTAATGAAGTAAGAGAAATATTAGAAACGGAAAATTTAGCCACTAATAGCAGTATTCAGATTGTCGGAGAAGATAAACACGGTATTTCTATTCGCACCAAAACCTTAGATGTGGATGAGAGAAGCAAATTACAAGAGGTTTTAACGGAAAAAATCGGTGTTTTTGACCAAAAAACCATACAAATTGATACCGTAGGACCTACCATAGGGAAAGAACTTTTTATCTCTGGTATTTTAGCCTTAGTAGTCTCTTTTACAGGAATTATCGTTTATCTAAGTTTTCGTTTTCAAACAGACTATGCTATTTTCGCCATTGTTGCCTTATTTCATGATGTTTTAGTGACGGCAGGAGTTTTTGCTATCTTAGGTTTAGTGGCTGGGGTAGAAGTGGATACTCTGTTTTTGGTGGCTTTACTGACTATTACAGGGTTTTCGGTTAATGATACCGTAGTTATTTACGATCGAATCCGAGAAACCAGCCAAAATACTGATATTGACAACATGAATGACATAGTAGATCAAGCCGTATTGCAGACTTTAACTCGATCGATCAACACCAGTTTAACCACTCTTTTACCCGTAGTTGCCATTTATTTATTCGGTGGTGATACTTTGAAATATTTTGCTTTAGCTTTAATTGTGGGCTTTGTTTGTGGAGCTTATTCTAGTATTTTTATTGCCAGTACTTTGCTAGGTTGGTGGCGAAAAACTATGATGAAAAAACAAACTGTTCAAGCATAA
- a CDS encoding YggT family protein, with protein MNLAIIGSVLLGILLLIMTVLFIFRIVLTWYPNVNLTEFPYKLAYLPTEPFLAPTRKIIQPLGGIDITPVVWLGIITLLREVLLGQQGLITLAIRHSTI; from the coding sequence ATGAATCTTGCAATTATTGGTAGTGTGTTATTAGGGATTTTATTACTGATAATGACAGTATTATTTATTTTTCGCATCGTTTTAACGTGGTATCCCAACGTCAATTTAACGGAATTTCCCTATAAATTAGCTTATTTACCTACAGAACCATTTTTAGCACCTACCCGTAAAATAATTCAACCTTTAGGGGGTATCGATATTACTCCAGTGGTGTGGCTTGGCATTATTACCCTATTAAGAGAAGTATTGTTAGGGCAACAAGGCTTAATTACATTGGCGATTAGACACAGTACAATTTAA